Genomic segment of Pseudomonadota bacterium:
CTCCTGATAGCCCTTAAGAAATCAATTTTCCTGAAAACAGGCCACAGGGCATCACAAAAGTAAAACTCGCTGTATGCGCTCTGCCAGAGGAGAAAACCGCTTAGGCGTATCTCGCCGCTTGTCCTGATAATCAGGTCTGGATCAGGAATCCCGTTGGTGTATAGGTGGCTTGTAATGTCTTCCAAAGTGATGCTGTTCGCCAGCTCATCTATGGTGCTGACCTTTTTTTCTTTGACAGCCTTCTTTACCGCTTCCAGAATTTCTTCCCTGCCGCCATATCCGATTGCAATATTGAGCATATGGTTTGTATGGGTTTGCGTAGATTCTTCGGTCCTTTTTATTGCTGCCTTCAGTTCTTCCGGGAGCGTATCAATCTTGCCCAGCGCTTTAATTCTGAAGCCATTCTTCTTTATGACAGGGCTTTTTGCGAGCTCTTCTATCTTTTCCTGTATCACTTTCAGAAGTGCCTCAACCTCTTCCTTATTTCTCTGGATATTCTCGGTGGAGAAAACCCATATAGTGATAATTTTTATACCCAAATCAGCGCACCATTGCAAGACATCATCCAGTTTATTAGCGCCCTGTTTATGGCCCATTGTAACATTATCATAGCCCATTTCCTTTGCGTATCTCCGGTTGCCGTCGAGGATAAGGCCAAGGTGGGTTGGCATTTCACCCTTTTTCACGCCTTTTTCGAGGAACTTTTCATACGAAAAATATAATAATTTCTTAATAGGCATAATAAATTATAATGCATTTTGAAATAAAATGAC
This window contains:
- the uppS gene encoding polyprenyl diphosphate synthase is translated as MPIKKLLYFSYEKFLEKGVKKGEMPTHLGLILDGNRRYAKEMGYDNVTMGHKQGANKLDDVLQWCADLGIKIITIWVFSTENIQRNKEEVEALLKVIQEKIEELAKSPVIKKNGFRIKALGKIDTLPEELKAAIKRTEESTQTHTNHMLNIAIGYGGREEILEAVKKAVKEKKVSTIDELANSITLEDITSHLYTNGIPDPDLIIRTSGEIRLSGFLLWQSAYSEFYFCDALWPVFRKIDFLRAIRSYQHRSRRFGQ